The nucleotide sequence ACTTCCCAACCCCATTTCTTGGCATCAGCGGGCTCTTTTCGTCCCAACGCCTGACTTACAAGTGTCAAAGCCGCGCTGCCAATCCCCATCGCAGGCAACAGGGCCACGAGCATGATATTTAGAATGACATTAAATGCAGCCAGGTTTTTTGTGCCGAGCAAGCCAACAATGGCAAAAAAGACCACCAACCCCAGAAACATAAAAAAATGACGAATGCTTTCCGGGAGGGAAACCCTGATCAGGGTTTGGAGTCTTTGTTTATCAGGCAGCCCATGGAGAAACCCATTCTTGCGGGCATATCTCAGGCCTAAACCGAGGTTGGTAAGGACACCGGAAAAAATGGCAATCGTCGTGGCGAGTCCCGCTCCCGCCGTTTCGAGTCTGGGAAACCCTAAATTTCCAAAGATCAGCAGGTAGTTAAAAAAAACATTCACGACCATGGCAACCAAAACCGTAAGCAGCGAGAACTTCGGCTTACTAATACCATTCCAGTAACCCCGGAAGGAAATATTGACGCCAACGAATATCATGGAAGGAATTCTCGGCCTCAGGTAAGCAAGCCCTTTTTCAGTCACTGCCGGGTCTTGACTCACCAGAGGAAAGAGATAGGGCAGGATTAAATAACCGATGACGGCGAGGACCAATCCAACACAGCTTGAAATCAAAATCCCCGCGTTGAGGTCATGGCCCGTTAAATCAGGATTTCCCTCGCCGATTCGCCTTGCCACCAAAGCTTGCACGCCGGCGCTTACGCCCATTGCAAGAGACATGATTAACAGAAAAAGGAAAGTACCGACTCCCACACTTGCTAATGCAGCGTCCCCCAATCGCCCGACCATGGCCGTATCGATGAGACTCATGATGTTTTGAGCCAGCATGCCACCGACAATCGGTAGGGAGAGTCCGACGATTTTTTTGAGGCGAGATTTTTCGATCAGCACGGATTCTCGTATCATTGTAGGCTAATTAAAAATTTATTAATGAATTTTACTTAGGAAACAAAGGGCTTTTAGATTTTGGTTCAATCAAAAGGCGGGAATTCCCCAATATAGAAGAACTAAAATTCTTGAGGTTTGAAAAGAAAATCACTTCAAACCCACCTCACATCCGACGTAATTGCTTCAGCTTTTCCAAAGCCTTCCCGTTTGGCCCGGGAACCTTATTGAGGACCTCTCTAACCTTAGCCATAATCCGTCCGTTCTGATCCCTGAAGCGCTTGCCCATAAACATACTTTTAATATCGCCTAGAATCGCGTACATGCACGGCACGAGGAACAGCGTTAAAATCGTGCCGATGCTCAAGCCCCAGACCATAACATTTGCCAGGGGACTCCAAATGTCCGACTTACCGCCGATGCCGATCGCCATTGGCATCAGGCCAAATACTGTGGTGATGGTGGTCAATAGGATTGGCCGCAGGCGCAACTTTCCCGCGCTCAGAATCGAGCGCCAGCGGCGCATTTTTTGATCTCGCGCCTCATTGATGAAGCTGATGAGCACCAGCGAATCATTTACGGCTACACCCGCCAGCGCCACCAAACCGTACATATTATTTATGTTGAATGGGCTTTGGATAATCAGCAAGCCGATGGTGGCGCCCCAAAACGCAAAGATGAT is from candidate division KSB1 bacterium and encodes:
- a CDS encoding MATE family efflux transporter, which translates into the protein MIRESVLIEKSRLKKIVGLSLPIVGGMLAQNIMSLIDTAMVGRLGDAALASVGVGTFLFLLIMSLAMGVSAGVQALVARRIGEGNPDLTGHDLNAGILISSCVGLVLAVIGYLILPYLFPLVSQDPAVTEKGLAYLRPRIPSMIFVGVNISFRGYWNGISKPKFSLLTVLVAMVVNVFFNYLLIFGNLGFPRLETAGAGLATTIAIFSGVLTNLGLGLRYARKNGFLHGLPDKQRLQTLIRVSLPESIRHFFMFLGLVVFFAIVGLLGTKNLAAFNVILNIMLVALLPAMGIGSAALTLVSQALGRKEPADAKKWGWEVARFGAGALLLFSLCVVPFAETIVGLFIPDASTISIAASPLRIIGLFMWIEAFGMILSFALIGAGATKIVMINSLLIQWCLSLPLNWFWGVYLGYGLFGMFLNGFFMVLLRTSIFTFIWHKERWSRIKI